ATGTTGCGCCCCAACTGGTGAATGTTCATGCCAGTGCTGTAAAGTCTGTTGTTTTACGTGTGGAATTGGCTAAGAGCAGTACATGGATATGCGTTTTGTCAAAGAGTGGTTCCTCCTTCATTAATGCAACAAAGGCAAATATTTAAGATGCTGCATTCTTTGACTTGTTTTGAAGATTGCACAGCACAAGAACTTGAAATGTTTCCGTGTTCTAAATCTCACATGCTTCTCTTGGCCTTAAGAAAGAGGATTATAGGAACAGATGCTTCAAGATGTCACTCTGTGTCTTTGATTGTGCAGACAGGCACAATCTTAACTTTACTACCACGAGTAACCCTGCTATTCACGGTAtggaagttaagcatgtgcactgagacctactgtttgaaatgcTTTCACTTATGAAGATTAATTACTACTccacacaaaaggaaaaacttAGCATCACTACAAGGAAGATCACATTTTATTGTAAAGCTAGGGTAAAGCAACAGACATACTTCTTGGAGAACACCTGCATGAACAGATTCTTTACAAAGCTTAAAATGTCAGAAATAGACAACTACTGGCAATCAGCTGCTTGTTGTTTTGTTGCTACAATTTTAACAGAGTTGCCTGATTGACGTTTCCATCATGGAttctaccataatacaaacatgGGATTGACTCGTCGTCTGCACAGGCCTACTAAATTAAATAGCAATGAGTGCAGTAGCCTCCAGCTAGACAAATAGCTGCAGTTGTGATTTAAGGAGTCGGAGCAGAAAGAATCTGATTCTTTTTGCAGTCTGTTAATAAAATGGGTAGAAATGCCAGTTATTAGATCTTAAATAGTGACATGCAAATGATGAAGCTGATTCAGTTGCTTAATGAAAACCACcaaaaatggaaagagaaagatgataaaaaaaataaaggaacttTCAAGATATGTACTTGCCCTACTCCATAATTGTGTGATATTGTTGTcacatttttctctcctttccgtTTAGTCTGTTTATGAATCACACATTTTTGTCATGTCAAATTTAGACAGCAAACTGTTCAGGACAGTTATTATGTTGTTACAACTTTTGTGAGGTACCTAACATGTTTTTGAGTGCTGAAAGGTAGCAGTAATTACATCTGTCCTGTCAATAAACACATTTCTTATTGGTCAGATATTGTCATCTTGTAACAGAAGATTgaagatttgtttgttttatgagTTCTTTCATGACTGTAGTTATAGGCCACCTTTTCTAATATTAGTTATTTTTGCTGTGCTGTCCCTAGATTGGGAAGTGGTATCATTCAGTTTGCTACAGTAATGGGCATTGTTATCCTCTGTTTGGTATGTTAATTGAAAACAAAGTCCACTTATATAGGTATCGGAAGTTACTGCTTCTTATGGTGCGATATATATATCTGATCAGCTATTTTGATATCATGTCTGACAGTTGCCAgtcccaggtgcttcagagggaactaCAAGTGGAACAATTTGCTCATAAAGAAGTTGCTTCCTAGAACCctccttttaaatattggcatacGCCCTGAGGCTTAACGATTTATTCTTCTTCTaaacattgtttttcttttaattcttaCCAGTATGTGACTGAATGTTCTTATCCATATAATGTCCAATCTATTTTGAATCTTGCAAAGTTGTGTGTGTTCCAGAGAACAACACATTTGTCAGTTTTCTTAAAAATTTActgccttttaatttaattgaacgTATTCTTGTTTTACTTtcttgagaggaaaaaaaaaatctctgaaccCCCTCTATTTCTgctacattctttttttttttttttagatggggcagTTAGAATTGAACACATTCATCCAGATGAGGCTATACTGTTGATTTATAGAATGGCATcatatttacagtatttttccATCCCATTCCTTGTGCATCCCAAATTTTTGTTTGTCTTAACCTCTGCTGTACATTTAACGTGGGCTGCTTCATCCTTTGTTTATCTCTATAGGACTTTAACCTAGTCACAAGATTAAGTAAGAGGGACTTGCAGTGATCTTTGATCATAATGATGACCTTCGTCATCACTCCTACAGGCACAGTGATCAAAATAACAGAGTTGTAGCAGCAAGCCAAAGGAGCCTTATGCTCTCATTGCACTCCAATGCACTTCATTCTATCTGCATTGCAGTGCACTACTTGCCACCATTGTTTACATACTGCACAAAATTTGTAGTTGCCTTACTTCCCCTTTGTTCAAATGAGCTTAAAATGTAAATACTACACTTTTAACATTCACCTCTTGGCTTCTGTCTTTACCAAGTTTGGGTCATCAGACAGGGAAAGGTGCACTGAGTTCTCTGGTAATATCGGTCACTGGCTGTGCTTTCACCCACCAGTGGAGAGGGTTTGCCAGGACACAGTTGTTGTCTGTGAGCAACTAGTTAAAGCCACAAGTAGAAGTTGAGCAAATCTTAGAGGGGACCAGTATTGTAAAATCATTTATAGATTGAATGCCACTGCTTTTATTGTAAAGTTCTACCTCTTAGGGTATAATCATGGGACTTCAAATCTATGTCTAGCTAACATTATGAATATTTTTATGATGAATATCAATAAGTGGGTCATGACTAATTATCACTCTTAGAATAAATTATGACACCTCAGCCTGAGATGTATTGATTCTAAACACATCCCCAAAATTCTGAAAATTATAGTTATTCtctaacaaaaggattttttctAGATACTCTGTTTTGAAGTCTTCTTTGTGAAAGGTTTCCTTTTATATGAGAAATAATGTACTTTAAAGAAGCATTTGCATAAGGCCAATTTCTGATCTTGGATATTCAAGTTAACTTAATTGGGGTGGGACGGAGGGGAGGGAGACAATGCATGTAGGGACAGACTTTGGGCCTTTGGCATTAATATTGTGTTATCATTTCAGGAAACAGGTGTAATTGTTTAAAAGGGTGTgcttatttaaatattaattaagTGAGAGATTAGATGCTTCTAGCACGCCAGCAgttgggagatccaggttcaaaaAATAGTGGTAGAAATCTCATTCATAATGTTAGCATGATGCCCTGATATCTTATCTTTTTGACTAAAACTAACGCAGGTAAAGTAATACAAGTGTAAATAATAATAGAGAGCGGAAGATGGGatataatatttattaaaaggaaataatttctgCTTTTCTCTTATTTTGTTCAGTCCTTGAATTTGAACATGTCTACCTTGAAAATCTTCCGAGTGCTTCAATGTATGAACGCAGTTACATGCACAGAGATGTCATTACACATGTAGTGTGTACTAAGTGAGTCTTTTGTTTTTCACAGTGTCTTGCAGTCCCAAAACTTTTATGTGCATATGATAGgaagtttgttgtttttttttttttttttttaatagaaatgttCCTAATGGAACTTGATGATTTTGGACGTGGGATTTTAAATTCTTCAGAGCTAATTCAGATAGATTTGGTTTGGTTAAAGAGAGACACATTTTAAATCTTGTCAATTTAAAAGTAGTACTGTGTAACCCTTTGCTTAGTTTTGTGGATTTAAAATCCCATTTTCCTATTCTTAAATTACTTTTTCTCATCCCTATTTCTATGTGAAATGACTACACAAGCAGAAGAAGCTCTACATCAAATGCAGTCATATGCATAAAGTAAACAACTGCAGAGACAGAAAAAATATCTAACCTCTTTTAATTGCATTTACTTCTAACAATATTAGGATGAAAAAAATAAGACTAAAGTGTGTTGTTTAAGTTGGTGTAGTCTCTTTACAAATCAAGTCACAGAGTGTGGGAAGGTAATATCTTGCTTTTTAATGATTAATACTGAGATTGAACTGCTACTGCACACTTTGACAGACTCAGGATTGTTTACAGTAAGATATAAAGAATATTGTACTAATATGTAAGGTCGTGATACTAGCCATTACCCACTAGCTGCAAATACATTATATATTCATGTTGTACTTTTCTGAgtgaggaaaaaggaaaaaatgcatATCCATCTCAATAGTTATGTTGTACTAGTAAACCATTATTGATTCTTCCCTTCCACCCTCAAGTTTTTAACATTATATTTCAATTGATACGTTTATCACTGCAGGACAGATTTTATCATAACTGCCAGCCATGATGGACATGTCAAATTCTGGAAGAAAGTAGAAGAAGGGATTGAATTTGTTAAACATTTTCGTAGCCATTTAGGTAAGAAATCATATTGTATTTGATCTGTTTTTATTAGAACACAATTTTTCTTCAACTCTACTATCTATGTTCTATATTTGCAATATCTAGTAGTAGTTAAATATGTGTTTCATCAGGTGTTCTCCAAAGCTGGAGAATCTGGTCCTAGTCCATTATGCAGTAGAATTCTGGGGGCTTAGGACTTACTGTGGAAATAAACTTTAATGTTTGTTAGGTGTATTGTTTATAGGATTcttatcaatttattttataattttctgTGCTTCATTTTTAGAACTTGATGATACTGATTGTTCATGACAACAGTAAAACTTGTAAATTGCTATTTTTAATTAGATATACcaatcaactttaaaaaaacatattatTTAGAGTCCTTCTAAAAGTTTAATtgctaccattgacttcaacaagtaTGTTAATGCATACAAAATTTTATCCTTTCTGAGCTAAAAAACCAGCACATTATTTTCTTAAGTGGGATCAGtggagcaattaaaaaaataagcaattttatGTTGGGTCACTAATTCTCTGTACAGTGGCTAACTACTCGAAGACAATGCAGATGTGAACTGTGCAATGTAGAACTctttattaattgttattattatttattattattctgtaCTACAGCTTTAAAATACAGATACTATATACAACAATTGCAGGCTCTAAAATGTTGTTCTAAGATAGTTGGATTCCCCCCTCCTTTGAAGTGGTAAATACaactttcaaaacaaagcatGAAGAGTATCTGTCTTTTCCATGTTTTAATATTATATTGGGTTTATTGTAACAGGGGTCATTGAGAGTATTGCAGTTAGTTCAGAAGGGGCATTATTCTGTTCTGTTGGGGATGACAAAGCAATGAAGGTGTTTGATGTAGTGAACTTTGATATGATCAACATGCTGAAACTTGGGTAAGTCATGTCATTCTGTAAAAACAATTTGGTGATTGTAAGTGTTTTTGAGTACTTTGAATAAGAGTGAATTAAACCAAATTCTGTTTGAtcattttaagtttaaaaaaaaaaaattccaatcaGCCTTAATTTAACTAAGTTAAGGGAGTGTGTGCTATTAGGAAATGTGCCCAGCAGTTTAGAGATTTCCTGATTTATGTAGAGTTGTAATATATGTGGCTTTAATCTCCTGCTGTAAAAAGTGTGCAACAAAGTTTTCATATTGTTCAGTATGACATGCACCCGAGGATATGTGTCATGTAGCATATGACAAGATACATGATGGTAGTCATATCTCATGATAAGAGAGAAAAATAAGAGTTTTATTGCCCACTGAAAGTTCTTGTCAGGTCTTCAGTATTTCTCATTCTGAAAGTATCATATGTACATAGGCATTTTGTACCACACCTATTACTGAGATATCTGAAATTAACAGTGTTCCTATTGGGGCTgatagttttatttatttgttttaatcctATTCTCAGTTTACTTTACCCTTTCTACTTACTTTAATATTTAACAGTGCACTCACAACCAGTTTTTAAATCAACCCAGTTAGGGTCAGAGCTACTGTTTTTAACTGGAGAGCCGATTACAGTCTCTGTACTGCCATTCTGACAGCTGTTCTCGTTTTCTGCCTCTTAACCAGTTTTTACTCCATGACAGAACTTTGCTTTTCATGCCACAACTGCTTAATTTCCTTAAAGATCCTCAAAAAAGAAGCTATTACCAACATTATTTTGCAAGTCCAAAATAATTTTATCTACCAATTCTTAAGGATTTGCTAGTTGAGTTGTCAAAGAATTCTAAATAGCATAGTTTTTCCCTGGAGGCTGTACTGGTCCTTTGTATTATAtaatgttgggttttgtttttcataATTCTAGCTTTAGTATTGTTTCAACTAGCTTATCTGATACTGAAATAAGGCTCATTGGTCTGTGATTCCCAGGTTCTCTGTTAGCaccctttttaaagataagcaTAACATTGGCTATTCTCCAATCCTCTGGTTCATTTTAATTATAGAGTACATATCTTTTTTGGCAGCTaaaccatttcattttaaattccttcagaattcttgatTGATATAATTTGGTCCTAGTGATTTATTGCAATTTATTATCTGTTGATCTTTTTATTAATCAATTTGTAATACAGTCCTGATGATTTATTGCAGGACCCGATCCTGCTTCTGTTGAATTTGATGGCAAAACTGCATTTGTCTTCAGTTGCACCAAAATCTGACTTTAAATGATCAATTTGAGGATAGAGAAGAAATGCCATTGTCATGAAAGTTTAGCAGTAATAGATCTCCACACCAGATATTGTAGTGGATCACACCCCTATTTTCCCCACCCACCTTCTATACACTAACTTCCTGTCACCACTGCTTTGTGAAGCATTGTGGAAGAGCAGAGATTGGGTAACTAGCACATTCCTTTGGTAACACACCACTGAATTTTCATAGACCACATATTTTCAAAGCTTAATAAATAACAATTCTTCCCCAAAATTAACTCTGCCATTTGATTTCAAATGGATACTCCTCAACTTTTTGAAGTCATCTGGACTAACTTGCTACGTATGTCCTGGACTATCAAATTATTGATCTCTTTCTCTGTAATATCGAAAATAATACTGAACAGAAATCTAGCCCTTAGACGAATGTGTAGCCAAGTGTTATTTGCAGTATTGTTATAGCCATTttgatcccagaatattagacacacaaggtgggtgaggtaatattttttataggactaataaaagatattatgtcacccaccttgtctgtttaGCAAATTGTTATGCATATCTATCGAGGTAAATCAAGCCctgcttattttgtttttgtttttttcctctactTTCTATTCTAGCTACTACCCTGGCCAGTGTGAATGGATATACTGCCCTGGAGATGCCATATCTTCTGTTGCATCTTCTGAGAAGAGCACAGGAAAGATATTCATATATGATGGTCGAGGAAATAACCAGCCACTTCATGTTTTTGATAAACTCCATACATTCCCTCTTACTCAGATAGGGCTGAACCCCACCTACAAAGTAGTAGTGTCTTCTGACAAGTCTGGCATGATTGAATACTGGACTGGGCCTCCTCATGAATATAAATTCCCCAAAAATGTGAACTGGGAGTATAAAACAGACACCGATTTATATGAATTTGCTAAATGTAAAGCTTATCCATCCAGTATATGTTTCTCACCTGATGGCAAGAAAATGGCCACTATTGGTTCCGATAGAAAAGTTAGAATTTTCAGGTTCTTGACTGGGAAGCTTATGAGAGTCTTTGATGAATCCTTGAGTGTGAGTTCAATTTTGCTTCTATATTCTGActtctattctttttttttttgtatattaaTTTACTCACCAGTACCTTTATCTACTTTATCACCAGTTTCTAAAAAGATGGATTTTATTACTTACCTTATCTTACAAAGGAGTTTTTTTTTCTATATTAGCATCTTTTAATCTTATACTTCTATGGTCTCTAACTTCTGCATGCTAATCTGTGCTGAATATACTTTGAAATTTAATTAGTGTTTTTCATTTAGGAAATTTTATAGTTTTGTGCATCTAGACTGCCCATTTGCTAGAAAGCATTTGAAAAAATGTCTGCTTTAATCAAAATTGAGAAAAAtgtaagggaaaaaaaatctttttaaagatTGCTTTGTTAGAgcaaacatactttttttttctttgcccagGGTCTTGGATGCTAACTACAGCTTGTGTTTTGATAGtcagaagaaaaataattctgattGTGAATATTTCTGTTCCTGCTTTAGCTAAAGGAAATATTTGAATGGTTCACTCGAATATTTATTTAAGCTTGTGAGTAGTTGAGTAATCCTACTGAAGTGAAAGTTAAGTGTGTGTTTCAATGCTTTGCTAGATCACAGCATTATTGTGCATTCATACAACTGGTGACTGATTGTCTTGTTTCTGTAGATGTTTACTGAGCTGCAACAGATGAGACAACAGCTGCCAGACATGGAGTTTGGCCGACGTATGGCTGTTGAGCGTGAGTTGGAGAAGGTGGATGCAGTCAGATTAATTAACATAATTTTTGATGAAACTGGACACTTCGTGCTCTATGGAACAATGCTGGGTATTAAGGTGATAAATGTAGAAACTAACCGGTAAGTCTTATTCCAACCTACATATAATGGTTCCTCTCAAAAAGACTCATTTCAGCCAATTTTTTAATATTCTTGTTCCATTTAAAATTTTGCATGTTAATAGATCTTTCTATTTCTTTGGGGGGTTGTTGGTTTAAATTAGGCTGAAAATAAACTTTTTATGCCAAATATTGAATTTTATGGCTTAAAACTTGGTAAAATGAGAGACGATATGCATAAAAATCCTTGGAATAAGTATTTTGCACAGACAGTCCATTTCTGGCTAATAGTGAATACAATCAGATATACTAATGGAAAGTTAATGACCGTTTTGTATATAATTCTGCACGGTAGAATAAATGAGGATCAATGGGTTTGAGATTTTTAGGGTAGGGAAGGCTGAGCAGTAAGTTTTTTGTAGCAGTTTTGAAAAGGGAAAGCATTGTAAATAAGCCTGTAATAAcattccctcctgccctctccctctctctctatgtatagatacacaaataaatatatatttgataAGATGAGGTGCAGTGTTTCTTGAATTCTGCTGAGTCTGGTTATGACTGGAGGGGAGAGACTGTATGACATGAAAGTTTAACCGTAGTCatactttccttttttctttttttttgttttggtttttaaacacCATGTACTATAGGTGTGTTCGTATCTTAGGCAAACAGGAAAATATCAGGGTGATGCAACTGGCTTTGTTCCAAGGCGTAGCAAAGAAACATCGTGCTGCAACCACTATAGAGATGAAAGCATCTGAAAACCCTGTTCTCCAGAATATCCAGGCAGATCCAACAATAGTCTGCACATCTTTCAAAAAGAACAGGTTTTACATGGTTTGTATGGTTTCTGTTAGACTAATGCAGGATAGAAATTATTcagttttgtgtgtttgttttttaaacctcttcTCCCAGACTTTTTAATGCTTTTTGACTTGAAGAATTTTGGTAGTGACACAACTTTCCCAGACAGGTCTCCTTAAATTACAACAATATTTCAGAACTTTTAGCTTGGATTTATCTGAGAGTAGCTTTATGATCCTTCAGTTTTTACTGAgtacagccccctaacctgaagcaaatactcaccagcaaccacacaccatacaacagaaccactaacccaggaacctatccttgcaacaaagcccgttgccaacagtgtccacatatctattcaggggacaccatcatagggcctgatcacatcagccacaatatcagaggctcgttcacctgcacatctaccaatgtgatatatgccattatgtgccagcaatgcccctctgccatgtacattggtcaaactggacagtctctacataaaagaataatggacacaaatcagacgtcaagaattataacattcaaaaaccagtcggagaacacttcaatctctcggtcactcgattacagacctaaaagtggcaatacttcaacaaaaaaaaacttcaaaaacggactccaaggagagactgctgaattggaattaatttgcaaactggatacaattaactttggcttgaatagagactgggagtggatgtctcattacacaaagtaaaactatttccccaagtacaccccccccctcccccccagacattcttgtcaactcctggaaatggcccaccttgattatcactacaaaagattccccccgcccccctgctggtaatagctcaccttaagtgatcactctggttactgtgtgtatggtaacacccattgtttcatgttctctatgtatataaatctgcccactgtattttccactacatgtatctgatgaagtgagctgtacctcacgaaagcttatgctcaaataaatttgttagtctctaaggtgccacaagtcctccttttcttttttcagtaaatTGTGAATCTTGGATTCCTTTATATCTTTAGTAAAGTTTTAGTTCCTGTGATTGGCAGATAGGATTTCTTTTGAAGCTATATTTATATATAACTATGTAATTATTCTATAGTGCTTGGGAACCCCAGAGAAGGATCAGGGCTCATGCATGCTAAGCACCGTATAGAAAAGTAACAGACATTTGTTGCAGAAGCCTGACTGTCACTTGCTTAACTAGTACTTGTGCTTAACTTGATTGTTACCATACAGCACCAAGTGTGCATACTCTAAACTATCAGAAGGCAATTACAGAACTGAACACACAACTTTCAAAAGTACAGGCCAGGAAGAAAAGTTTGACAGATCTGGAATCGTTGTATTTATCAAGCATACAGAAAATATACAGTGTATTTCAGTGACTGTAATTGCCACCTGAAACTTTATAATGTACACACTTGGTGCTGTATGCTGACACTCCTCTACTGTTTGAACTTTATTGTGTGTTTTCTCTGACTAATTTTGTCTTCTGCCTTTTGAGGACTAGTCTAGGGATCATATTGCTGTGGTTGGAAACGGCTCTCTGAATTAATCAATATCTTTCTATAGTATTATATTAGAATGAAGACAGAATAAGAGTACTTACTGTACCCGTGTAATTAAATCAAGAGACTTCCAACTCTGCCTGATCCTAGCACAAGGAGCATTGCCTGAGCATGAGTGTACTTTACCTGTACACATTTTACATTCTTcccttttaaataaaacaatgttaaagGCAGGTGAGAGGTCTAGGGGAGAGAGATCACAAAAGACTACTTGGATTTCCAAATATCTGTACTGGAAATTGTGACCCTTTAATCTGCAGGTGGAAGGACTGTCAGAGTCTTTATTTCACGCATACTGAAATGCAGGAAGATAAACTTTTTTTATCTGATCTTTCTGACTGATTTTTAGCTGGAAAGCTTTGTATGGTAtctaaataagaaaaaataaaggtAGCAACCTTTGTCTTTTGTTCTTCAGTTTACTAAACGTGAACCAGAAGATACAAAGAGTGCAGATTCTGACAGAGATGTATTTAATGAGAAACCATCTAAGGAAGAGGTCATGGCAGCCACTCAAGCTGAAGGCCCCAAAAGAGTTTCTGATAGTGCCATTATCCACACAAGCATGGGAGATATTCATGTCAAGCTTTTCCCTGTTGAGTATGTATttgatacctttttaaaaatagttttgcttTTATTGTTCCTTTCTTTGAGGCTATTCGTTGTCGGTTACCAGGGCAGGGGGACTGCTTATAATTTgatttcccctgctccccatccaaGGACCTCTTATTACATATTATTGTTTGCATATTTGCTTAATTAATTACATAAATCAAGCTGCTGGGATGTTAGCAAGGACAGTGGGGCAAAAAATAGCTTAAAGCAGCAAcaagggcagtggttctcaacattttttgttgttgttgaagtatTCCTTCGAAACTGTAAATCCCCCCCATGTCTGCTTGTATCATTTCTACGTTGTCAAATCTCACCTACTATTTTTCCTtatcttcttttcctttcttctgtgttcttgttttacttttcattttctgatTTATGGATTTGCTCTTTTTACCTTGttttgttctttctctgattcTCCCCCAGATGCTAGTGTGATACAGCACTGTTTTGTGCAAGTTATATGTTACCATAGAGATAGCAGAGCTGTGCTATTTCATGCAGTCTAGGGGAAAGGAGACTAGAACATGTGGGTGGCAGCAGCAGATCTGGCAACAGTTTTCTAAACCAGAGGGATGATGCATCCTGCAACTCCAAAAGGAATTGCTTTATGCATAAATTTTGTGCCATTGCAAACCTGAAACCTCTCATGAGAGCTACTTTTCCGTCAAAATTGTATCCTACAATGGAAAAAGTTTTTTATGTGCAACTGTGCATGAACTTTATGCCATTTATGTTCAACTGCTGACGCATAGCTGAGAGGTTCTGTGTACAACTGTTGATGGATAAAATCTTCTCTGTTCACATCTGTACTTCTGTACCCCAACGTCTGCTCCTTCTCATCTTTCCAAGCCCACTTAAGCATTAAAAATCCCTAGGAAATTTAATATACAAAACCTTTTTGTT
The sequence above is a segment of the Natator depressus isolate rNatDep1 chromosome 5, rNatDep2.hap1, whole genome shotgun sequence genome. Coding sequences within it:
- the PPWD1 gene encoding peptidylprolyl isomerase domain and WD repeat-containing protein 1 isoform X2, which translates into the protein MKVFDVVNFDMINMLKLGYYPGQCEWIYCPGDAISSVASSEKSTGKIFIYDGRGNNQPLHVFDKLHTFPLTQIGLNPTYKVVVSSDKSGMIEYWTGPPHEYKFPKNVNWEYKTDTDLYEFAKCKAYPSSICFSPDGKKMATIGSDRKVRIFRFLTGKLMRVFDESLSMFTELQQMRQQLPDMEFGRRMAVERELEKVDAVRLINIIFDETGHFVLYGTMLGIKVINVETNRCVRILGKQENIRVMQLALFQGVAKKHRAATTIEMKASENPVLQNIQADPTIVCTSFKKNRFYMFTKREPEDTKSADSDRDVFNEKPSKEEVMAATQAEGPKRVSDSAIIHTSMGDIHVKLFPVECPKTVENFCVHSRNGYYNGHTFHRIIKGFMIQTGDPTGTGMGGESIWGGEFEDEFHSTLRHDRPYTLSMANAGSNTNGSQFFITVVPTPWLDNKHSVFGRVTKGMEVVQRISNVKVNPKTDKPYEDVSIINITVK
- the PPWD1 gene encoding peptidylprolyl isomerase domain and WD repeat-containing protein 1 isoform X1, which translates into the protein MASADSDRKRRKLEEAAAGAVAGDGDDEPEEEERWVGPLPGEAAQAKKRRVLEFEHVYLENLPSASMYERSYMHRDVITHVVCTKTDFIITASHDGHVKFWKKVEEGIEFVKHFRSHLGVIESIAVSSEGALFCSVGDDKAMKVFDVVNFDMINMLKLGYYPGQCEWIYCPGDAISSVASSEKSTGKIFIYDGRGNNQPLHVFDKLHTFPLTQIGLNPTYKVVVSSDKSGMIEYWTGPPHEYKFPKNVNWEYKTDTDLYEFAKCKAYPSSICFSPDGKKMATIGSDRKVRIFRFLTGKLMRVFDESLSMFTELQQMRQQLPDMEFGRRMAVERELEKVDAVRLINIIFDETGHFVLYGTMLGIKVINVETNRCVRILGKQENIRVMQLALFQGVAKKHRAATTIEMKASENPVLQNIQADPTIVCTSFKKNRFYMFTKREPEDTKSADSDRDVFNEKPSKEEVMAATQAEGPKRVSDSAIIHTSMGDIHVKLFPVECPKTVENFCVHSRNGYYNGHTFHRIIKGFMIQTGDPTGTGMGGESIWGGEFEDEFHSTLRHDRPYTLSMANAGSNTNGSQFFITVVPTPWLDNKHSVFGRVTKGMEVVQRISNVKVNPKTDKPYEDVSIINITVK